Genomic DNA from Theobroma cacao cultivar B97-61/B2 chromosome 3, Criollo_cocoa_genome_V2, whole genome shotgun sequence:
GGGGGGTTGTAGTAATTAAAAGTGgtagaagagaaaaaaaaaaaagggagggGAAAGCTAAGATGAAAGTCACGTCGTGCTTTATCTTTGTTTTCATAACTTTTGAACATATCGATCGATAGAGATAGATATTGAGTTTTGCGAGGAAATAAGGAAGCATGACCAGACTGCCATTATTATAAGTTCCCATCTACAGTTTCTACTTCTCATTCCCTTTCCTCATCATTAGTCATTTCACGCTAAATTCTTTTGCTATTGAGTCACTGACCCTGGCAACCCAATGATTGTTTCAAATTGTTCATTGGTTGCTTGAACTTTCACACCTTCATTCCTAATTAGTATGGACTGTGTTGAATAGTTTaaactttgaagaaaaaattggtaaaaacaacaaaaatgttcataaatgtttaaaatttaaacccattatattttgattttttataacGAATTACCTATTGAAAAATAACATATTGCTAATTACCGGGTCTAAGACAGTGCAAAGGATGTGGAGACAGTGAGTTTGAACTAGCAGATGTCCACTGGTCAGTGTGCATGGGTCTCTGTGCTGATCATTTCAGTGACATCATGCAAGTGACCAAATGATAAAAGTTCACCAACTTGAAAGTAGAAAGCCATCAGCCATGGCAGAGTGAGCCCtgtattttctttcttctttctttttttaattttttaatttttaactataAATTAACAGTAATCATTTTCCTCTGAGAATGGGACATACCCTAATCTTTTCAGTAAAAACAGTGTTGGAtttgagccaaaaaaaaaggaaaagttaaAAGGGGATGCGTATCAAAATCCAATCATGCGGGTGGACCGAAGCCACTTCACTTTGAAGGCTGATGATTTGCCTCCACCATTGTTTTGATCAGCGGCCATGATGATGTGACGTGTGCAAATCATTCGGTGTTTGGATTCTCACCACACCAAAACCATTGCCCTCCCCCCGCTCCCCTACCTATTCCCTCTCTTTGTCGTTTTCTATAAGTACAGCTATGATGAGTCATGAGTCTGCATAGATTTAGAATGTGccaaagaaatatatatatatatatatatgtatatacatacacaCTACTAATGACGAGCGTGCGAGATGAATATGGTGCTCTTAGTGTGACTGCTACTATTAATCTGCACGTTTTGGCCTCAAAGGATAACTCAGGGTTTTCAGAACTcttcaacaacaaaaaaagggTATATTCGAAATTATGCATGCAATATGTACTAACTTTAACTGTATCGTGGGGTTGAAGTTGTGATGTGGGGTTGTTGTATTGTTAGGCATGTCGGCATTCACCATGAGTTTGTGGGCCAATATCTCTTTCGGCGGCCTGGACTATTTTACAAGCATCATTTCAACTTTGAAACTCTTACATTACTGCGCATTAATTGTTTCGTTAATGATTTAATGTCAAAATCTCATAGCATACCAAATTTTGCACTTCAGGCCCAGGCACTGCATCTTCCCTCAAAAgaaatcttcattttctttagtgataataattttttttaaatactaCTAAGCTGTTTCAAGTAGTCCTTGCTAAACTTCATTTAGTGAAAATATTATGGGTTTATCTGTCTTAGTGCATCTTCcctcaaaaaaattatcataataAACATCGAAAATCATAAGTTTTACATTCTGGAAGTGAGTGGAAGCAATTATCTGTCTTAATGCCTTGATGTGGAGATGCATATCCAAGGGCAAGGTCTTGCTAATGCACTTACTATAGACGGGAAATCAAATGACAAAGATAAGGCGAATGCATTGATCTTCATTTGTTGTCATTTACATGAGAGCTTAAAGACTCAATATTTATCCATTCGAGACCTTGAGATCCTATGGACAAGGCTCAAGAGAGGTATAGTCACACCAAGATAGTTATCCTTCCTTAAGCACAATATGACTGGCAGTATCTTAGGTTGCAAGACTTCAAATTAGTGTTCTACTACAACTCAACCTTATTTGATATTATTTCTCGATTGGTGTTATGCGGTGTTAAGCTCACTGAATCAAAGCTATTAAAGAAAACTTTTTCCACCTTTCATGCTTCAAATATTGCATTGCAGCAGCAATAACAACAACATCAATTTAAGACATACTTAGAGTTGATTTCTATCATCTTGACTATAGAACAGACTAATGAACTATTGCTTCAgaattatgattttaaaccTGCTGGCTCGAAAGCATTTCTTGAAGCAAATGATAGCTCTAGTAAGAGAACAAGCTGATTTAAGGGCCGTGAATGCAAGCAATGGCATAACCCACTTAAAAATGGCGAAAGATTTAGTTGCCCTAAGCAATCCAACCTTTGCCCAAATCATGGCAAGGGCAAAAAGCCCATGAACAAGCATGATGAAGGTATCTGCCATTGTTGTGGCATGGCTGGACATTGGTTGCATACTTGTCGTATGCTAAAACACTTTGCTAATCTATACCAAGCATCCTTGAAGGGTAAAGGCAAGTGTGTTGAAATTCACGCCATTGAGAATTCTACTGCTATGAAATCATGACAAGGGCAAGAACCCCGTGAAAAAGCATGATGAAAGTATCTGCCATTGTTGTGGCATGGTTGGACATTGGTTACGTACTTGTCTTATGCTAAAGCACTTTGTTAATCTATATTAGGCATCTTTGAAGGATAAGGGCAAGCGTGTTGAGACTCACGCCATTGAGAATTCTACTGCTATGACCAACGTCGAAGTTAACAATGCCTCCATTAAGATGACTCCCTTTGTTCCTGTAGAAGTAAGAACATCCTTGGAAGTCGTTGATTTTTTCGAGGACCTTGATAGCCAGGGTAAGGCATTAAAATAGTGGAGGATAGCCCAGACTTAAGATCTaaggatttttgttttctttgttttttttatatattaccCTTGGCTGATTGTTCTCAATGAAAAACAATATGAAATTGATTccatatttattatttgaaattttcaattgcATGACTAATTTGCAAATTTTTATGATACTTTAACACCTGAAGTTGTTAATACAAGTGTAAATGGGAAACactaagaaaaaggaagatgtttgtttacttgaTAGTGTAACGATATATAGCATACTTTGTAGCAAGCACTTTTTCTCGAGTGTGATATTACATACACTcgatatttatatgaaaattctCGAGCAGTTCAAAATGTTTGTAGCATACATTCCCGTAACTTATTCTCAATAAAGTTGCAAAGATCTTTATACAGGTTATAGCAATTCGATCGCATGTGGTATCAATGCTTAAGCGAACACCTAATTAAGGAATGATACAAGAATGATCCTATTTGACTATGTGTGTTTattaagaaattgaaaacatgATATGCTATGGTAGCAGTTTTTGTCAACGATATGAATTTGATGAGAACTTCAGAAGAGTTATCTAAAACtgttaaatatttgaaaaagagTTTGAAGTAAAAGACTTTGGTAAAACCAAATTTTATATTGGTCTATAACTTGAGCACAAAGCAAATGGAATACTTGTTCATTAGTCAACATATATTGAGAGATTATTTATGCATTTTACGTGGACAAGGCTCATCTATTGAGCACCTTTATGGTTGTGAGGTCATTTTATCCCTAAAAGGACTCGTTTCATCTTGGAGAACCTAATGAGGAGATACTTGGTCCTGAAGTACCCTATCTTAATGGAATTAAGGCTTTGATGTACTTGGCACAATATACGATATCAGATATTACTTTTACGATAAATTTGTTGACATGTTTTAGTTTTGAGCCAATCCGAAAACATTGGAATGAGATAAAATATATCTTCTGTTATCTCCGAATAACCATAGATTTGAGATTATATTATTCGAAGGATTCCACTAATTATAGTTTAGTTGGATAGGCTGATGCAAGATATAAATCTAATCAGCACAAGGCTCACTCTAAAACcagttatttattttgctatAACAAAATCACCATTTCTTGGTGCTCTAATAAGCAAACGCTAGTAGTTACATCATCCAACCATTCCAAAATTATCACTCTCTATGAAACTGGAAGAGAGTGTGTTTGGTTGAGATCCGTTATAACGCATATTCATAATTCTTATTGTTTAACACTAGTTACAAATTctcctattattatttatgaaGATAATGTTGCTTGTGTTGCATAAGTTAAGGGAGGATATATTAAAAGTGATAGGACCAAGCATATCTGGCCAAAGTTTTTCTATACTCACGAACTTTAAAAAAGTTGACAAGTTGACGTTGAATAAATTCACTTCACAAATAATCTTGTAGATCGTTTTACCAAATCATTGCTAATGTCAATATTTGAGAAATTAGTATATGACATGGGAATACAACGAAAGATTGATTTGCCCTTAAAGTAGCAAAATATCAATTACCCCAAAAGTGGTAAGCCCCCAGAAGCAGTAGATCCCATAAATGGCAATATGGTTCAATTGAAGGGGAGCAATTATAGACTTAGTGCACTGTActattttttcccttttgtttggttttttgtttCACTGAGTTTTTCCGCCTTAAGGTTTTTAACAAGGCAGTAATAGCACATCCAACTAGGCCACCACAATGGTGTTTCGTTCAAGGGGGAATGTTATGGAATATAGACATATCACACCATATTAGACCAATTCAAATTGAAGTAAATTTGACAAATGATAAATGTATTATCCATATTCTAGACATTTCAAGATTCATTTACATGTGGATATTATTTAAGTGAAAAATTCTTATTTAAGTGATAATGTGAgatttattaagaaaataatataatttagagATATATCTTAGTAGAAGATTGTGATAGCCAATGATTCGTAAAGGGCTTCAACTATAAATAGGGGGTCACCCCACGCTTATTTTATATCATAGTTATTTTTCATTCTAAGTATTGCTTCAGTAATACTTAAAAGAACATATTCTCAATATCTCTATTTTCttctgtttttattatttcttttacaaCATACTCGTCATTAAATTAATTGttcttcttaaatttttttaactgtCACGATTATATGAAgatgtaaaaatattttgttttcttactCTAGATCaatgtcttttcttttctattcttttcaaACCCCTTTTATAAACTTTGCGCCAACTAATACAAATATGGGCAATGGCCTAAGAGTCTGAAGAGTTAGGACCCAAAGTCCAAGGGACCAACTAGGTTAAAGGCCCAACTTCAAGTGGGCTGTTGCGAGGGAAAGGGCTTATTACAGTTCCAGACCAAAGTCCGCAAAACGTTTACAAACCAGGAAAAGGTTTTCATAGGCTCAAGACAGTATCTAATATCTATCATTGCAGCCCATCGTAGAAAGCAGGAAACTGAAAACCCACCCCCACGGAATTTGCTGACTGCCAAACAAGCCCATAATGATTAAGAAAGATTTGggacaagagagagaaagataatATATTGTTTTCCCTTGTTGCCTTTATTTTCTGAAGAAGCGATTATGGTGACCCTTGGTTTAGTCTATGGGCAGAGAATATTATATATAGGGCACGGTTGATGAGGTAATACTTTGATTTGTATTGGATGAAGTAAGTTTCAGGACATTCAACAGGAATTCTGCATACGTATTCTCGTTGATTAGAATTTAAATACTAATGTTTGTTTTTAATTGATGGCATGTTGATTGAAAATCAGAAGATGGtttggccaaaaaaaaaatcaaaagatggAGGTGCCACTAAGGACGACTTTTGGGGGGCCAAAACAAAAGAGGAAGGTTCCCTTGCTTTAAGGGTTAAGTAATGAATCACACttgattatatatttaatcatgCAATTTGTTTGGACTTCATTGGTGCAACTCAAAACAACAAAGACACTTGAAAATGACATTTCCAAGTCGAATATTACCCAATTCTTACTTCTTATTCAATCAAAcggagaaagagagagagagagttaaaTAACAACAAgtaattagaaaaatatttagttttattattactaacttaaatatttgaatctAGAGTCCTGCACAAATActatttttctcctttttaatTTGCGATAGTATTTAAATTGGATTTTTTGGGCTCAAATTcgatcaatttatttatttataaatgcatataaggaaaaataataatcttgGGGGTGGGTTGGCTAGCCTGGCATAGTGGCTGTGGGCCGGACTGGAAAGTGGTTCCCACCTCACAGGAGAATGGCTAATGGCGAAGCTGTAACGTTAAGTCTTCAAAAAGGAAAGTATTCGAGTAACCCAAGCTTCAAAAAATTCCAATTCAAATACAAGGTAGTGGGCAACTTTACAAAAACCAAACCAGTTAGATACTTGGAAAACTATCCCTCACTCCCACGCAAACAACCAACTACCTCTTCCAACTGCCCTTCCCTCTTTACAAGAAGCCTTTCTTTCTCAAGACAATTCCTAGtaagaaggaaaaacaaagcCAACATCGAGAAACAAGGAGCCCTATAAACAAAGCAACTGATCTTGaccctttccttttttatgtCCGAGAAGAGTCTTCGACGACGGCTACCGAGAGGCCGGCGACCACGGCTGCCGTATCCATCACCGTCACCAAGGCTACGGACGCCTCCTCCGCATCGGCGATCAGCGAAGAGATCGTCGAAGCACGGTAGGATTCTGAAGCGATGTGCGTCAGAGCCGTGTCTTTGGAGCAGTGTTGCTGAAGATCAGCAAAGGAGTAATTTGTTGGGGTCTGAAGTGGAAGGGGCTTTGTTTAGGCCCCAAACTTGTACTGACGTCTTTGGTTCTTCTCCTTgtattttgggttttggttctcctcgttcttcttcttctccaaagCAGGGTTTTGAGGTATGCTCATTGGTCAAACTTGAtccccttttttctttgtagtttctttttcttcttcgtTTTCCATGGCCTAACTTTTGCCTACGgtgttgattttaattgagtgattttaaaaacaatggaATAGTAACAATGTATGCATAACACGAATTTGAACGTGGTAGTTATGGTACTATTTTCATGAAGATCGAAACCTATGAGTCCGTGAAGAACACCCTTGAAACTAATCATAAAATTGGAGGAAATTCTTCGAAGATTTTAGATATTCAATAAATGGAAATAGAATATCCTTTTATCAAACTATCAATAGTCATGACATTAGGATGCGCGTTTCTCTCACTTTAACTGCTCGTGAAATATCATGCGAACTTATTACTTGTTTAAAGTTTGTACTTGGTGTAATTAAAGTGAGAATTTCATCGTTTCATTTTCCCTTGTGCTGTCATGAAACAGTCCAGTGTCCAATCCAGAGTCCATTAGTCAATTAAGATCCAAATCCAATGACCTGATTTAGATATTATGGCTTGTGATTGCTTGCTTGACCATTAGCAATTGTCTAAGAACTGAAATCTTGGATTGTTTGTGAAGTTTGGGATGCAGGGGTACAACAAAGATGCTAAGGTTGTAATCAATGTATCAGTCGAAGGAAGTCCGGGACCAGTACGGACCATGGTCAAATTGGGGTCCAGTGTCGAAGAGACTATAAAGGTTGTTGTAGACAAGTATGCTGAAGAAGGAAGAACTCCTAAGCTTTATCACAGTTCGGGATTGGAATTGCATCAGTCCTATTTTAGCCTGCAAAGTAAGCGGTCTCATTTTTCCATTCTTTTCTATCCATTTGGTTGCAGATAACTGTTGATTGATTATGTTGTTCAAGTTTTATGAATTGCTGCTGTTCTATTTGATTTCCATCTTTGGTTACACTTATTTGATAAGATTTCGATGCTTTTGGT
This window encodes:
- the LOC18606369 gene encoding uncharacterized protein At4g22758 isoform X2, with product MSEKSLRRRLPRGRRPRLPYPSPSPRLRTPPPHRRSAKRSSKHGRILKRCASEPCLWSSVAEDQQRSNLLGSEVEGALFRPQTCTDVFGSSPCILGFGSPRSSSSPKQGFEFGMQGYNKDAKVVINVSVEGSPGPVRTMVKLGSSVEETIKVVVDKYAEEGRTPKLYHSSGLELHQSYFSLQKIGLEGANSPPAVPPPTYLLTAFIARKLSKIVRRTRRLWKVLVCLR
- the LOC18606369 gene encoding uncharacterized protein At4g22758 isoform X1, which gives rise to MSEKSLRRRLPRGRRPRLPYPSPSPRLRTPPPHRRSAKRSSKHGRILKRCASEPCLWSSVAEDQQRSNLLGSEVEGALFRPQTCTDVFGSSPCILGFGSPRSSSSPKQGFEFGMQGYNKDAKVVINVSVEGSPGPVRTMVKLGSSVEETIKVVVDKYAEEGRTPKLYHSSGLELHQSYFSLQSLDKSLIIGDAGSRSFYLRKSSSDNSSNVASNSFVSEIGLEGANSPPAVPPPTYLLTAFIARKLSKIVRRTRRLWKVLVCLR